In Agrobacterium sp. RAC06, a single window of DNA contains:
- a CDS encoding MATE family efflux transporter, protein MFDRNPCAESVATHFGQTTRLAGPILMGHLSNFAMTTTTLLLFGWLGSASLAAAGLAIRVAVSTNILAGILLVAGVAASGANGGRDAKRVSGFYWNGLYLALALSVLSFAWMTVAPGLLAVLGQPPEVVAEAERILHVLRWGEPANLLRLGLMRTMLPALGMTWILYALTPLSLVLYVVAGFGLVFGFSGLPPMGAIGIPVALVGVTWLTALVMLAAVHCGRSRSLIPFTRIRLSLLRELIRAGLPIGTLQGVDGIFFLIATVVVGQFGAAALAAHQIALNFGTIAYSLAVSFGDAAALRISYRRGALAFQDARVAGFVGVTMGTVSMAAAALVVLAFPNVFIGLFIDINDPGNAATLAASQSLVLFASLFIFADGVYGTGMGVLRGLGDNRYAMLVVIIAYWGIGLPVGAAYHLLVGFGIEEVWLGLATLQGFIGLVLIQRYAKVTRQDPI, encoded by the coding sequence GTGTTCGACAGAAATCCCTGCGCTGAAAGCGTCGCCACGCATTTTGGCCAGACGACGCGGCTAGCGGGTCCGATCCTGATGGGCCATCTCTCGAACTTCGCCATGACGACGACGACTTTGCTTCTCTTCGGCTGGCTGGGCAGTGCCTCCCTCGCCGCGGCAGGTCTAGCGATCCGTGTGGCTGTCAGCACGAATATTCTGGCGGGAATCCTTCTTGTCGCCGGCGTCGCCGCCTCCGGCGCCAATGGCGGACGGGACGCCAAGCGCGTTTCCGGTTTCTACTGGAACGGTCTCTATCTGGCGCTGGCACTGTCGGTCCTGTCCTTCGCGTGGATGACCGTAGCGCCCGGCCTGCTTGCCGTGCTCGGCCAACCTCCAGAGGTCGTGGCCGAAGCCGAAAGGATACTTCACGTCTTGCGTTGGGGCGAACCGGCAAATCTTCTGCGTCTCGGGTTGATGCGCACCATGCTTCCAGCGCTAGGCATGACGTGGATCCTGTATGCGCTCACGCCTCTCTCCCTCGTGCTCTATGTCGTCGCGGGGTTTGGTCTCGTTTTTGGCTTTTCTGGTCTGCCGCCAATGGGTGCAATCGGAATTCCCGTCGCTCTGGTCGGCGTGACGTGGCTGACGGCGCTGGTCATGCTGGCCGCCGTTCATTGCGGGCGCAGTCGTTCTCTCATTCCCTTCACACGGATCCGACTGTCGCTATTGCGGGAGCTTATCCGGGCTGGCCTGCCGATCGGGACTTTGCAGGGCGTCGACGGGATCTTCTTCCTTATCGCGACAGTCGTGGTTGGCCAGTTCGGAGCTGCTGCGCTTGCCGCACACCAGATCGCGTTGAATTTCGGCACAATCGCCTATTCGCTGGCGGTTTCATTTGGTGACGCCGCAGCATTGCGGATCAGCTATCGGCGAGGTGCACTGGCCTTCCAGGACGCGCGGGTGGCCGGCTTCGTCGGCGTCACCATGGGCACTGTCTCGATGGCCGCTGCGGCTCTGGTCGTCCTCGCCTTCCCGAACGTCTTTATCGGCCTGTTCATTGACATCAATGATCCGGGCAATGCCGCAACGCTGGCAGCGTCGCAGTCACTGGTGCTCTTTGCCAGTCTCTTCATCTTCGCCGACGGCGTTTACGGTACCGGGATGGGCGTGCTGCGGGGGCTTGGAGATAACCGCTATGCGATGTTGGTCGTGATCATCGCCTATTGGGGAATTGGGCTCCCTGTCGGCGCTGCTTATCACCTACTCGTCGGGTTCGGTATTGAAGAGGTCTGGCTGGGGCTTGCGACTCTGCAGGGGTTTATTGGACTGGTTCTCATACAGCGCTATGCCAAGGTCACACGGCAGGATCCAATATGA
- a CDS encoding NtaA/DmoA family FMN-dependent monooxygenase (This protein belongs to a clade of FMN-dependent monooxygenases, within a broader family of flavin-dependent oxidoreductases, the luciferase-like monooxygenase (LMM) family, some of whose members use coenzyme F420 rather than FMN.) yields MPKSFHLAWFMNFSVDDWNAPFSAGGKPWDGNFYVDMAKAMERACFDYIMLEDTLMISEAYGHSMEVYLKHALMGPKSDPMPLAALIASKTSNLGVVATMSTMAYPPFMLARLCATVDSISGGRFGWNIVTSGENLAAQNFGMDELPPRQDRYDMADEYVELCKQLWGSWDQDAVVLDRETGTYADFRKVRPLNFVGKYYKCRGPLNCVPGPQGRPTFVQAGGSPRGRQFAAMTADSIIAAASGIEAMKEYRDDIRARAAAGGRDPDEVKVFFIVTPVLAETEAAAKAKLDDYVSSPEYQVKTLASISSVTDIDFSQFELDEELPRLTTNGEQGSLDAFAQWGRGKTLRQLISDRATRGLDGVVGTPDQVAKRLGEVMEAVGGDGFLISSPFQKVSRQYVTEICEGLVPALQRRGLTRTAYTKPTLRETLREF; encoded by the coding sequence ATGCCCAAGAGCTTTCACCTCGCCTGGTTCATGAATTTCTCCGTGGATGACTGGAATGCTCCCTTCTCTGCCGGTGGGAAACCCTGGGACGGAAACTTCTATGTCGACATGGCGAAGGCCATGGAGCGTGCCTGTTTCGACTATATCATGCTTGAAGACACATTGATGATTTCGGAGGCCTATGGCCACAGCATGGAGGTCTACCTCAAGCATGCTCTGATGGGGCCGAAGAGTGATCCCATGCCGCTTGCGGCACTGATCGCCAGCAAGACAAGCAATCTCGGCGTTGTCGCTACAATGTCGACCATGGCCTATCCGCCCTTCATGCTCGCCCGCCTCTGTGCGACGGTCGACAGCATCTCCGGCGGGCGGTTCGGGTGGAATATCGTGACCAGCGGCGAAAATCTCGCCGCCCAGAACTTCGGCATGGACGAACTGCCCCCCCGCCAGGACCGCTATGACATGGCGGATGAATATGTCGAACTCTGCAAGCAGCTGTGGGGCAGCTGGGACCAGGATGCCGTCGTGCTCGACCGTGAGACCGGCACCTATGCCGACTTCCGCAAGGTCAGACCCCTCAATTTCGTTGGCAAATACTATAAATGCCGCGGGCCGCTGAATTGCGTGCCCGGCCCGCAGGGTCGTCCGACCTTCGTGCAGGCAGGGGGATCGCCACGTGGTCGCCAGTTCGCGGCGATGACCGCCGACAGCATTATTGCAGCCGCATCCGGGATCGAAGCGATGAAGGAATATCGCGATGATATTCGCGCTCGTGCGGCAGCCGGCGGGCGTGATCCGGACGAGGTGAAGGTGTTCTTCATCGTCACCCCCGTCTTGGCGGAGACCGAAGCCGCTGCCAAGGCCAAGCTCGACGACTATGTCAGTTCGCCCGAATATCAGGTGAAGACGCTGGCCTCCATCAGCTCGGTCACCGATATCGACTTTTCGCAATTCGAGCTTGACGAGGAACTGCCCCGGCTGACCACCAATGGCGAGCAGGGCTCACTCGACGCCTTTGCGCAATGGGGCCGCGGCAAAACGCTGCGGCAGCTGATCAGCGATAGGGCGACGCGCGGTCTCGACGGCGTCGTGGGCACGCCCGACCAGGTGGCCAAACGGCTGGGCGAGGTGATGGAGGCCGTCGGCGGTGATGGTTTCCTGATCAGTTCGCCCTTCCAGAAAGTCAGCCGCCAGTATGTCACCGAGATTTGTGAAGGCCTCGTGCCGGCCCTGCAGCGCCGTGGCCTGACCCGCACGGCATACACAAAGCCGACGCTGCGCGAGACCCTTCGCGAGTTCTAG
- the ribB gene encoding 3,4-dihydroxy-2-butanone-4-phosphate synthase — protein sequence MTPEFQRTKTRPDGTVASAAEIIEEARQGRMFILVDDEDRENEGDIIIPACFADADVINFMARNACGLICLAITRERAEALALPPMAPVTTAPLKTAFTVSIEARQGVTTGISSHDRAHTIAVAIDPEAGPSDLVMPGHVFPIVARDGGTITRPGHTEAAVDVARLAGLPPSGVICEVMNEDGTMARLPDLMTFARRHGMKVGTIADLIAHRFAIGDHPFPDAGAATCHAAMR from the coding sequence ATGACCCCGGAATTCCAGAGGACGAAGACGCGACCGGATGGGACAGTCGCGAGTGCTGCGGAGATCATAGAGGAGGCGCGGCAGGGGCGGATGTTCATTCTCGTCGATGACGAGGATAGAGAAAACGAAGGTGACATTATCATCCCCGCATGTTTCGCCGACGCCGATGTCATCAACTTCATGGCGCGGAACGCCTGCGGCCTGATCTGCCTCGCCATCACGCGGGAACGCGCAGAAGCACTGGCATTGCCACCTATGGCTCCTGTTACTACCGCACCGTTGAAGACTGCATTCACCGTTTCTATCGAAGCCCGTCAGGGTGTGACTACAGGGATTTCATCACATGACAGAGCACACACCATCGCAGTCGCGATCGATCCCGAGGCTGGGCCGTCAGATTTGGTGATGCCAGGCCATGTCTTTCCGATTGTTGCCCGCGATGGAGGGACGATCACGAGACCGGGTCACACCGAAGCGGCGGTGGATGTGGCCCGTCTCGCCGGACTGCCGCCGTCCGGCGTCATCTGCGAGGTCATGAACGAGGACGGGACCATGGCGCGCCTACCGGACCTGATGACCTTTGCCAGGCGTCATGGAATGAAGGTCGGAACCATTGCCGATCTCATCGCCCACCGCTTCGCCATCGGCGATCATCCCTTCCCAGATGCAGGCGCGGCCACCTGTCATGCTGCAATGCGTTGA
- a CDS encoding NtaA/DmoA family FMN-dependent monooxygenase (This protein belongs to a clade of FMN-dependent monooxygenases, within a broader family of flavin-dependent oxidoreductases, the luciferase-like monooxygenase (LMM) family, some of whose members use coenzyme F420 rather than FMN.) gives MPKRFHLGWFMNFAVSEWNHPFGAGGRPWDGNFYIDMAKAMERACFDYIMLEDTLMISEAYGHSTEVYLKHAIMGPKADPAPMAALIGANTKHLGVVATMSTMAYPPFMLARLCSTLDSISGGRFGWNIVTSGENLAAQNFGMDELPPRQDRYDMADEYVELCKQLWGSWDQDAVVLDRETGTYADFSKVRPIKFVGKYYKCRGPLNCVPGPQGRPTFVQAGGSPRGRQFAAMTADSIIAPSSGVDGIKAYRDDVRARAQAGGRDPDEIKVLFVIAPVLGETEAEAHAKFERISAHPDYIEKVLASISSITDIDFSQFDLDAELPHLTTNGEQGSLDAFAQWGSGKTLRQICMEQVSRGIDGLVGTPDQVADRLGEIMEEVGGDGFLITRPFTTTISRQYILEICEGLVPALQRRGLTRTEYTKSTLRETLREF, from the coding sequence ATGCCAAAGCGCTTTCACCTCGGTTGGTTCATGAACTTCGCCGTCAGCGAGTGGAACCATCCCTTTGGCGCCGGCGGGCGGCCATGGGACGGGAACTTCTACATCGACATGGCAAAGGCCATGGAGCGCGCCTGCTTCGACTATATCATGCTCGAAGACACCCTGATGATTTCGGAAGCCTATGGCCACAGCACCGAGGTCTATCTGAAGCATGCGATCATGGGCCCGAAGGCGGATCCCGCACCGATGGCTGCCTTGATCGGCGCCAACACGAAGCATCTCGGCGTCGTCGCGACCATGTCGACCATGGCCTATCCACCTTTCATGCTCGCTCGCCTGTGTTCGACACTCGACAGCATTTCCGGCGGACGTTTTGGTTGGAATATTGTGACCAGCGGCGAGAATCTCGCCGCCCAGAACTTCGGCATGGATGAATTGCCGCCCCGTCAGGACCGCTATGACATGGCGGACGAATATGTCGAACTCTGCAAGCAGCTGTGGGGCAGCTGGGACCAGGATGCCGTCGTGCTCGATCGTGAGACCGGAACCTATGCCGACTTCAGCAAGGTGCGGCCGATAAAATTTGTCGGCAAGTATTACAAGTGCCGCGGGCCGTTGAACTGCGTGCCTGGCCCGCAGGGGCGTCCGACCTTCGTACAGGCGGGGGGCTCGCCGCGCGGTCGCCAGTTTGCGGCCATGACCGCCGACAGCATCATTGCGCCCTCTTCAGGTGTGGATGGCATCAAGGCTTATCGGGACGATGTCCGAGCAAGGGCACAAGCCGGCGGACGCGATCCGGATGAGATCAAGGTCCTGTTCGTCATTGCTCCCGTGCTTGGAGAAACAGAAGCCGAAGCGCATGCAAAGTTTGAGCGGATATCGGCGCATCCCGATTACATCGAGAAAGTCCTCGCCTCGATTAGCTCGATCACCGATATCGACTTCTCGCAGTTCGATCTCGACGCTGAACTGCCGCACCTGACCACCAATGGCGAACAGGGGTCACTCGATGCCTTTGCGCAATGGGGCAGCGGCAAGACTTTGCGCCAGATCTGCATGGAGCAGGTATCGCGCGGAATCGACGGACTCGTCGGTACGCCCGATCAGGTTGCCGACCGTCTCGGGGAGATCATGGAGGAGGTGGGAGGCGACGGCTTCCTCATCACGCGCCCCTTCACGACGACGATCAGCCGCCAATACATCCTCGAAATCTGCGAGGGCCTCGTACCAGCGCTGCAGCGCCGGGGTCTAACCCGGACCGAATACACCAAGTCAACCCTGCGCGAAACGCTGCGAGAATTCTGA
- a CDS encoding LLM class flavin-dependent oxidoreductase produces MLQCVDIAGTSTRRIPLSVLDQSLVSAGHVPAQAIRDSVTLARACEGFGYHRYWVSEHHGNAAMAGSAPEVLLGALAMATRTMRIGSAGVILPHYAPLKVAEQFRVLEALAPGRIDLGLGRGPGADRQTAYALRPDALDNPVSMSAMDSFPANVEDTLALVRGEPLGDDHVFAGVFAQPRGPTAPQPWILGSGKYSARLAGHLGLPFCQAHFFGSDSEASQAIGAYRAGFRASPTLTEPLVGMCLIAMAAPTSAEAERLFLSYVPWRLSRDAGRMVPLQQPEHAIAAVVGLDQDTIQRLRKTAVFGTPDEVFARIAGLKTGYEIDEMVILAPAYELSVRMASYGLIAGINQTQATDDRPARASEFWL; encoded by the coding sequence ATGCTGCAATGCGTTGACATCGCTGGCACCTCCACCAGGAGGATTCCACTTTCCGTCCTAGATCAATCGCTGGTCTCCGCCGGACATGTGCCGGCGCAGGCAATTCGTGACAGCGTCACGCTTGCCCGCGCCTGCGAAGGTTTCGGCTATCACCGCTATTGGGTTTCGGAGCATCACGGCAATGCGGCCATGGCCGGATCCGCGCCCGAAGTCCTTTTGGGTGCACTTGCCATGGCGACGCGCACGATGAGGATCGGTAGTGCTGGAGTTATACTCCCGCATTATGCACCCTTGAAGGTTGCCGAACAATTCCGTGTGCTTGAAGCGCTCGCACCTGGGCGGATCGATCTCGGGCTTGGTCGCGGTCCCGGTGCCGATCGTCAGACCGCCTATGCCTTGAGACCCGATGCTCTGGATAATCCCGTCTCCATGTCTGCGATGGACAGCTTTCCCGCCAATGTCGAGGACACACTTGCCTTGGTTCGCGGTGAGCCACTCGGTGATGACCATGTCTTCGCCGGAGTTTTCGCACAACCCCGAGGGCCAACGGCACCTCAGCCCTGGATCCTCGGGTCAGGCAAATACTCCGCACGTCTCGCAGGCCATCTCGGGCTGCCCTTCTGCCAAGCGCATTTTTTTGGCAGCGACAGCGAAGCCTCCCAGGCAATCGGCGCGTATCGCGCAGGCTTTCGCGCCTCGCCGACCCTGACAGAACCCCTTGTCGGCATGTGCCTCATTGCTATGGCAGCGCCAACCAGTGCCGAGGCCGAGCGCCTTTTCCTCTCGTATGTCCCCTGGCGTCTCTCGAGAGATGCCGGACGCATGGTGCCGTTGCAGCAGCCCGAACACGCAATCGCAGCGGTTGTCGGCCTTGATCAGGACACGATCCAGCGTCTGCGCAAAACGGCGGTGTTCGGTACCCCCGACGAGGTTTTCGCCAGAATTGCGGGGCTCAAGACCGGTTACGAAATAGACGAGATGGTGATCCTCGCGCCGGCATATGAGCTCTCTGTTCGCATGGCCTCCTATGGCCTAATTGCGGGGATCAATCAAACACAGGCAACAGATGACCGACCGGCTCGGGCGTCCGAATTCTGGCTATGA
- a CDS encoding DMT family transporter — MSKQELGSGRTSLHHSEACSGPGQLPSLDASDLASVTAAAMPIVTGHEPVAAIPRFALPLYRPINRLAVLHSQGRQKWIAVPDNMRGSILFILSVVMFCIMMVAIKKIGDGLPLPQILLIRQVILTMILLPLLLGDLSRALSTQYLGRHIVRGLVCLGSQYTYFLALLYLPLADMTALGFSQVIFMTIAAVVILKEKVGWRRWLATMVGFAGVLIMLRPSGGTVDVYSLVAVLSALLLCGVTVSIRLMARTESTETVMLYQSFVLCAAYAVPTFLWWQWPTREEWVLLAVIGIVGTLGQYLFTLAFRVAEASALAPLEFTRLLIAIILGFLVFSEIPEMSTMLGAVIVMGSTIYTVRRNSRPENADRANALNRSGP; from the coding sequence ATGAGCAAACAGGAACTGGGCTCTGGGAGAACCTCGCTGCATCACAGTGAAGCGTGCAGCGGTCCGGGACAATTGCCGTCCCTTGATGCGTCGGATCTTGCCAGCGTGACGGCTGCGGCAATGCCGATCGTCACCGGACACGAGCCGGTTGCGGCTATCCCGCGCTTTGCGCTTCCGTTGTATAGGCCGATCAACCGTCTCGCTGTGCTGCACAGCCAGGGTAGGCAGAAATGGATCGCCGTGCCTGACAACATGCGCGGCTCAATTCTCTTCATACTGTCGGTCGTGATGTTTTGCATCATGATGGTGGCCATCAAGAAAATTGGTGACGGGTTGCCGCTTCCACAGATATTGCTGATCCGGCAGGTGATCCTGACCATGATACTTCTGCCGCTGTTGCTCGGCGATCTCTCGCGCGCGCTCAGCACCCAATACCTGGGAAGACACATCGTACGAGGGCTCGTCTGCCTTGGCTCGCAGTACACCTATTTTCTGGCGCTTCTGTATCTGCCACTCGCAGACATGACGGCGCTCGGCTTCAGTCAGGTCATTTTCATGACCATTGCCGCCGTCGTTATTCTCAAGGAGAAGGTGGGCTGGCGACGGTGGCTGGCAACGATGGTCGGCTTCGCCGGTGTCCTTATTATGCTGAGACCGTCTGGCGGGACCGTCGACGTCTATAGTCTGGTCGCAGTCTTGAGCGCGCTGCTTTTGTGCGGCGTCACCGTATCGATCCGGTTGATGGCACGCACCGAGTCGACGGAAACCGTCATGCTCTACCAGTCTTTCGTGCTCTGCGCGGCCTATGCGGTGCCGACCTTTCTGTGGTGGCAGTGGCCAACCAGGGAAGAATGGGTCCTCTTGGCTGTGATCGGCATAGTCGGGACGCTGGGACAGTATCTCTTCACACTTGCATTCCGGGTGGCGGAGGCTTCAGCGCTGGCGCCTCTGGAATTCACCCGGCTCCTGATTGCTATCATCCTCGGCTTTTTGGTCTTCAGCGAAATACCCGAGATGTCGACCATGCTGGGTGCGGTGATCGTCATGGGCTCAACGATCTACACGGTTCGACGAAATTCGCGGCCCGAAAACGCAGATCGAGCGAACGCGTTGAACCGATCAGGCCCGTAG
- a CDS encoding flavin reductase family protein, whose protein sequence is MTDRLGRPNSGYDRPQTIGDFVMIEIGAIPPATPELPTIDQGTFWRTLGTRATGMTIVTARSDEGPVGFLGLSATHVAADPATMMVSIDRKTSALAGVLSQRHFAVNFLDAAAAHVATAFGGKSGLQNADRFVDDEWATLATGAPAYCRALGVFDCLVETVVEHGNVSIVIGRVVAASSRADGEPLLFFRGKTIEGLRRPD, encoded by the coding sequence ATGACCGACCGGCTCGGGCGTCCGAATTCTGGCTATGACCGTCCACAAACCATCGGAGACTTCGTGATGATAGAGATCGGCGCCATTCCACCAGCAACCCCCGAGCTGCCGACGATTGATCAAGGCACTTTCTGGCGCACCCTTGGCACACGTGCCACCGGAATGACGATCGTCACAGCCAGGAGCGACGAGGGACCTGTCGGATTTCTCGGCCTGTCTGCGACACACGTGGCGGCCGACCCCGCAACCATGATGGTCTCCATTGATCGCAAAACCAGCGCGCTTGCAGGCGTCCTGTCTCAGAGACACTTTGCAGTCAACTTTCTCGATGCAGCCGCTGCTCATGTCGCGACCGCGTTCGGAGGTAAGTCCGGACTGCAGAATGCCGACCGTTTCGTCGACGACGAATGGGCGACGCTTGCAACCGGCGCCCCAGCCTATTGTCGGGCTCTTGGCGTCTTCGATTGTCTCGTGGAGACCGTTGTTGAGCACGGCAACGTGTCCATCGTTATAGGAAGGGTGGTCGCGGCCTCCTCCCGCGCCGATGGCGAACCCCTCCTTTTTTTCCGCGGCAAGACGATCGAGGGCCTACGCCGGCCAGATTGA
- a CDS encoding LysR family transcriptional regulator: protein MSNLSQIYDVDLKLLRCFCTIVEEGSFTAAQSVLNLSQSMLSEYLKSLEIRLGVRLCQRGPKGFKLYHEGEVVYQAAKELFASVENFKQRASNLNDSAGHELIIGVQDHIVDNPRSRIAEAISRLAEYYPNARFKLEVMLGFQMTGHVADGLIHVGIGLTDDHFSQLTFEPLFPETAAIYCGRAHPLFHIRDSDITLQQIESAVYANRGHLEHFHPERIRNAATRGDIGYGAHAHMTLILSGRNIGYLPDHVAQPHVETGRLRVLRQDLTRRVHAIAAVTGPSSSEFKLARRFVDCLIDTHMESIPMTSKLAMVAS, encoded by the coding sequence ATGTCCAATTTGTCCCAGATCTATGATGTAGACCTCAAGTTGCTGCGATGCTTCTGCACGATCGTCGAGGAGGGTAGTTTTACGGCTGCCCAGTCGGTATTGAACCTCTCGCAATCCATGCTGAGCGAATATCTGAAATCGCTGGAAATTCGCCTCGGCGTTCGGCTCTGCCAGCGCGGCCCGAAAGGCTTCAAGCTCTATCATGAGGGCGAGGTCGTCTATCAGGCGGCAAAGGAGTTGTTCGCCTCGGTGGAGAACTTCAAGCAGCGGGCGTCCAATCTCAATGACAGTGCCGGACATGAACTGATCATCGGAGTCCAGGACCACATCGTCGACAATCCGCGTTCGCGCATTGCGGAAGCCATCAGCCGGCTGGCCGAGTACTACCCCAATGCGCGCTTCAAGCTGGAAGTCATGCTGGGATTTCAGATGACAGGTCATGTGGCCGACGGCCTCATTCACGTCGGCATCGGCCTGACCGACGACCACTTCAGCCAACTGACATTCGAACCGTTGTTTCCGGAAACGGCGGCGATCTATTGCGGCCGGGCGCATCCGCTGTTCCACATTCGCGATTCCGACATCACGCTGCAGCAGATCGAAAGTGCTGTCTATGCCAATCGCGGCCATCTCGAACACTTCCATCCCGAACGGATCCGGAATGCAGCAACCCGTGGAGATATTGGATACGGCGCACATGCGCATATGACGCTGATCCTGTCGGGCCGCAATATCGGCTATCTGCCCGACCACGTTGCTCAACCGCATGTCGAAACGGGCCGGCTGCGGGTGCTGCGCCAGGATCTCACCCGACGGGTGCATGCCATCGCGGCGGTGACGGGGCCAAGTTCCAGCGAATTCAAGCTTGCGCGCCGGTTCGTCGATTGTCTCATCGACACCCATATGGAAAGCATTCCGATGACCAGCAAGCTGGCTATGGTCGCGTCCTGA
- a CDS encoding flavin reductase, with translation MTQAINEIIPPTTEPDGALTLRLPVEAQDYRNAMAKLAAAVNIITSTGENGWCGFTASAVSSVTDSPPTLLVCIKRTVQAHGTIAASGVLCVNTVAGPQEELAMTFAGSGGNKDMAQRFAGGDWTQLVTGAPVLTGAIVNFDCRVTSVSTIGTHDVFFCEVLAVAGQDTVESGALIYFDRKFHAVA, from the coding sequence ATGACACAAGCAATCAATGAGATCATCCCTCCGACGACAGAACCAGATGGTGCTTTGACATTGCGGCTTCCCGTCGAAGCTCAGGACTACCGGAACGCGATGGCCAAGCTTGCGGCGGCAGTGAACATCATCACCAGCACGGGCGAGAACGGTTGGTGTGGCTTTACCGCCTCGGCGGTGTCGAGCGTCACGGACAGCCCGCCGACACTGCTCGTTTGCATCAAGCGCACCGTCCAGGCACACGGGACGATTGCTGCATCGGGCGTCCTTTGCGTCAATACGGTCGCCGGACCGCAGGAGGAACTGGCGATGACCTTTGCAGGATCGGGCGGCAACAAGGATATGGCGCAGCGTTTCGCAGGCGGAGACTGGACCCAGCTCGTCACCGGCGCGCCTGTATTGACCGGTGCCATCGTCAATTTCGATTGTCGCGTGACCAGCGTCAGTACAATCGGCACGCATGATGTCTTCTTTTGCGAGGTTCTGGCCGTGGCCGGCCAGGACACTGTGGAAAGTGGGGCTCTCATCTATTTCGATCGGAAATTCCACGCCGTCGCCTGA